In Strigops habroptila isolate Jane chromosome 2, bStrHab1.2.pri, whole genome shotgun sequence, one genomic interval encodes:
- the KCNE2 gene encoding potassium voltage-gated channel subfamily E member 2 isoform X1, whose translation MQETEPSLARMTDIQNFTWAVEDIFKETFLTYMNSWRKNMTEAADKLQAKVDAENFDYVILYLMVMIGMFSFIIVAILVSTVKSKRREHSNDPYHQYIVEDWGEKYKSQVLNREDLKGVIHENPGARDKTSPGSP comes from the exons ATGCAAGAAACAG AGCCATCACTTGCAAGGATGACTGACATCCAAAACTTCACTTGGGCGGTAGAAGATATTTTCAAGGAAACTTTTCTCACTTACATGAACAGCTGGAGGAAAAACATGACGGAAGCGGCAGATAAATTGCAAGCCAAGGTTGATGCTGAAAACTTTGACTATGTTATTCTTTATTTGATGGTGATGATCGGGATGTTCTCCTTCATTATTGTGGCAATCTTGGTGAGTACTGTGAAGTCAAAGAGGCGAGAGCACTCCAATGATCCCTATCATCAGTACATTGTTGAGGACTGGGGCGAGAAGTATAAAAGCCAGGTTCTGAATCGAGAAGACCTCAAGGGTGTGATCCATGAAAACCCGGGTGCAAGGGACAAAACAAGCCCTGGATCACCTTGA
- the KCNE2 gene encoding potassium voltage-gated channel subfamily E member 2 isoform X2 gives MTDIQNFTWAVEDIFKETFLTYMNSWRKNMTEAADKLQAKVDAENFDYVILYLMVMIGMFSFIIVAILVSTVKSKRREHSNDPYHQYIVEDWGEKYKSQVLNREDLKGVIHENPGARDKTSPGSP, from the coding sequence ATGACTGACATCCAAAACTTCACTTGGGCGGTAGAAGATATTTTCAAGGAAACTTTTCTCACTTACATGAACAGCTGGAGGAAAAACATGACGGAAGCGGCAGATAAATTGCAAGCCAAGGTTGATGCTGAAAACTTTGACTATGTTATTCTTTATTTGATGGTGATGATCGGGATGTTCTCCTTCATTATTGTGGCAATCTTGGTGAGTACTGTGAAGTCAAAGAGGCGAGAGCACTCCAATGATCCCTATCATCAGTACATTGTTGAGGACTGGGGCGAGAAGTATAAAAGCCAGGTTCTGAATCGAGAAGACCTCAAGGGTGTGATCCATGAAAACCCGGGTGCAAGGGACAAAACAAGCCCTGGATCACCTTGA
- the SMIM11A gene encoding small integral membrane protein 11A, translated as MVAFNWKALENFPLLMYILAAKTLILCLAFAGVKMYQSKKIEEKLKREHEKKLKAEAEKKDD; from the exons ATGGTGGCATTTAACTGGAAG gcTTTGGAGAATTTCCCATTGCTGATGTACATTTTGGCAGCTAAAACATTGATTCTTTGCTTGGCGTTTGCTGGAGTAAAAATGTACCAGAgcaaaaaaattgaagaaaaactgaagagggagcatgaaaagaaattgaaagcagaagcagagaagaaggaTGACTGA
- the FAM243A gene encoding protein FAM243A: MQRFANPLLWHTLHRNCSDAAPKKQCLKYLRALRTLQFNGFNTVFLGETDIPESLITGEKTTEEASMCWPVWTLFHAGSCQGWVPWRYKLLLRGDLPTHQHNGAFQELCESLTTSHGKCVIVTRDKTQLRRVGAKDDKETETETLLPVLPAIYIASIKCCPEVARANGHELLVVPSSYSYLYPMDVAWSSLKWFIINNRNNFSLRSVEKIHSYRCILLSDLIIKGLENMTPNKWNVAFNRVKRWENYYLDTLS; the protein is encoded by the coding sequence ATGCAGCGCTTCGCAAATCCGCTCCTCTGGCATACACTTCACAGGAACTGTTCTGATGCTGCTCCAAAGAAGCAGTGCCTGAAGTATTTAAGAGCTCTGAGGACACTGCAGTTTAATGGCTTCAACACTGTTTTTTTAGGGGAAACAGATATTCCAGAAAGTCTTataacaggagaaaaaacaactgAGGAAGCCAGCATGTGCTGGCCTGTATGGACACTTTTTCATGCTGGCAGCTGTCAAGGGTGGGTGCCCTGGCGGTACAAACTGCTATTAAGAGGTGATTTGCCCACCCATCAGCACAATGGAGCCTTTCAGGAGTTGTGTGAGTCTCTGACTACATCCCATGGGAAGTGTGTAATTGTGACAAGGGATAAAACACAGCTGAGGCGTGTGGGAGCAAAAGATGACAAGGAGACAGAGACAGAAACTCTGCTGCCAGTCCTACCAGCAATCTACATAGCCAGCATTAAGTGTTGCCCTGAAGTTGCTAGAGCCAATGGTCATGAGCTTCTTGTTGTGCCTTCATCTTACAGCTACCTCTACCCGATGGACGTTGCCTGGTCTTCTTTGAAATGGTTTATTataaacaacagaaataacttttctcTGAGGTCTGTTGAGAAGATCCACTCCTACAGGTGTATCCTCTTGAGTGATTTGATTATTAAAGGACTGGAGAACATGACCCCAAACAAATGGAACGTAGCATTTAACAGAGTGAAGAGATGGGAGAACTACTACCTCGATACACTTTCTTGA